A window of Plasmodium vinckei vinckei genome assembly, chromosome: PVVCY_03 genomic DNA:
AGACCATGGTAGGTAAAGGTATGACATAATTAAGCCTTTTCAAATAGGACAATACCTAACCATTTTAGAAGTTGCATATATTGTATACTATagataaattttaaaaaaaaacaaaattaattaaaaataatttactataaattcgattttttaaaaaattaacgaaaaaaaatggacaaaataaaaaaaaatatattatttgagCAAATtcaataattaaattataaaccCATATGAATGAGAAACAGTTAGTAACATATTTCTTAtttgttataatttttttttttattcatatgcTCCATTATTTACAACCCTTTTCTATATTTCTTTGCTTTATATACTTCTTTGCTTTATATACTTCTTTGCTTTATATACTTCTTTGCTTTACATATTTCTTtgctttatatatacatactaTTATTTGAAAACCTTGCATGCATTTCCGCTTTATTCCAACCCCgtctttaatatatttttcactttttttattacgaCGCTTTTTGTATGTTGCATATTATTACACAAagcaattattttttttatttttgctttattctttatatatttaaacttACTTTTtctgaaatatttttattaatactttattattttatccgGTCAAAATAGCTGAGCAAAGGAATAGCTATccaaatatataagcatAACAAATTAGCTAAccacaaaattatatttttcgtATAGTTCTAccttcataaatatatatgtacacaCGAGTTTCTTTTCACAGGTGTTGAGATCAGCATAacaaattacaaaaatgtGGCATtattttccctttttaagtaatataaaaatgttgaaataattaaaaaatatataaattatcaatattcttatttatgtagataaattaatatatagcTAGCCAAAATTAGAGATagtataaaattgttttaaatcCAAAATGGggatataaaatttaggacaatatataattataaaaaaggcatagttatatttacataatgaatataactttcgatatttatcatattagTAATatctcattttttttatgaataaatatgtattttaaaccggttataaattttataaaaagtatgtacaaatatgttatacatattatccCCGAGGTATAgcaaaaaattaatcatAGAATAATTAAGAAATTCTATAAATGCATTAATTCtacaaaaatgaataagaaaaaataggATTACATTTTCAGTAATATgtatctatatataaaataaaattttattataaaaatatgtaattaaATTTAGTTAAATATGGTTATATACCTTTGTTTGATGGCTTTTTTCCTTTAACTATGCAAGAAATAACATTGAAGGAAAATATGCCCATACACAATACATTTCGagaatataatgaatttaaatatgaacaTGTACATGTAGAAAATACTCTATCACCATTCTTCGAATCCTTTCAATTGGTAAAAAAACACATTAACACAATTGTtcacatacatatatatcaatttCTACAACTGTATATTTGCATTCTTTGAAATGGGAATTATAGCCTATATAGCATCCATAATTTCACAAATGCATATTAGCACATTATTGAATAATAGccattttaaattatttaaagttattaaaatgtgtatttatatatgaatattttttttttgggaTCTTTTCAGAAAAGGAGTGACCATGGAAGttacataattattattgatTATAAGATAGTgccaaaaataaaaaaaaaactttttaaaattatagcTTTTCTTCTAAacaataaagaaaatggaAAGTCATCACAAAATGTACTAAATACAAGTGATACCATTACACAGACgagacaaaaaaatgagcaTAATGATATAGGAGACCAAAAAAATGAGCATAATGATGTAGGAGACCAAAAAAATGCACACACAATATGTATACagattgataaaaaaaattatgaacaaatCATGCAAAATGAAGTTGAAAAAGGACGTAAAATTCTTGCCGGAcaggaaaaaaatacattcaatgaaaatatactaataaaaaaatatcaaaatataattaaagaaatagttgataatgataaaataaatatatttgaaatagAAACCATTCGAATTGTTGTTATAAggataaacaaaaaagatCAAAAAGTTGGCAAACTTGACGATTTTATAgaaatttttgaaaaaactCCCATTTCAAGCCAAAGtgaaatatttgttttttcaaataaatggaTGACACACATTTTACATGTTCTTCATAACCATTTTAAAGGttaattcaaaattttgatttttaaagaaaagaaaaaaaaaaaatatatatatatatatatacatacatatgcaCCTTACACaagtttattattatttttttttttttcaaacaaaatacagtgatgaaaatatatgcattccCCCTTAGTATCAGTTCAGCAATTACAACAACCCAAGAAATATCTCGAATCCCGAATAGTCTCATAtcaagtaaaaaaaataaaaataagcattctacaaattaattcatatgaaaaaataataattttctttttctgtTTTATCTTTATGCAGTTTACGTGGCTGTGTGTTTACTTTCACCCACAAATGAAAAGGAGTATACATTTGGTTTGACAGAAGCACTAAGACTTGGAATATTGAACGATAAAAAgctttatataaaaataaaagaaaatgatttaaattattttcaaaatagattgaaatatataatatataaatgtatacaaaatagagaaaatataatacaaaaatggCACAAAAAAAGTGTAAATTATGTGAATATACTTCATTTTGGTGATGTTGTAGGAAATGCAATAAAAAGTGTATTTAGTAAAATGCCAAGTtgtgaaaattataaaaatggatataatatttatggaatttattatgaattaaaaatattacatgaaattcataaaataagtaTGCTTTTATTTCTTGATATTGAACAAGTTAtgacaaaatataatttaaattataaattaaatcaaaattttcttaattattatactaaagatataattatatttttacacaaaaaatattgttctAAAGGGAATAATGAAATTCCTATTATTCATTTAgtagatataaataaaataaaaccaGAAGTTATAGTAAAAGTACCATTgtctatattttgtaaagtTTTATCTCCTATTGTTTCAATTTCAACATGTTCAAATTTTATGTCATTAAATATGGTTAGTAGATccaaaaaaatagacaTGATGAATGGGCAAagtttaaattttttatttataaaaaatgttggaAATAAATCAGAAACAATTCGTGTAATTTATACTAGTTGTATGAGTACACAAAGTGTCAttcttaaaaatgttaatctATGTTTTGATGTTGCtttgtttattaaaattttaaaggatttaaaatttgatataagtttgaaaaataagacaacgaaaaaatataaaagcaTATTTAACAAAATGGATAAAGACCCCATTGCAACATACGAGTGTAAACAAAATGTGTATCACTTATTAATTAATGgaaatatagataaaaaaaactccatttttttatttaaaaattttatatttcaagataaaataatatttaatgtatataattctGGAACTGTTTGCCGATTAATATTACCATTATtatgcttatatatatgtaagcaaaatttaaaagcaaaaaatgaaaaaaaaaaattattaaagtttattattttaaaaggaaataaacaaatgGAATCTGTTCGAATTATAAGTCCATTAGTTAAAGTGATTCAAAaatcttttaaatatataaaaattatttatctaaaaaaaaaaaattatttacctATTCAAATATCTGTAAAAACAGAGGaattaaaaagttataatatctttttgtcaaataatatgcttattaataattcagTATCGAGCCAATTCGTATCCTCTATGCTATTAATTTCACCTTTTTCAGAAACAAGCACATGCATACATTtgctatataaaaaagttcGTAAAAAAGTTTGTAAAAGGGGTTGTAAAAAAGGGTGCAGCATATATAGGGATAGATTCTTTAAAATACGGACGAccaaaattaattattacaaCTCATTGAGTagtgtttttaaaaatgtttatagaAAGAGTTTGAATCCAAATGAATTGCTACATTACAAATGTAGTTATAACAAAGCATTTTTAGAAattgttcataaaaaaaataaaaaatttgataataataaaatgtgtgTAAAGGGTAAAGAAGTATGGAATGAAAGTAAACAAAGTGAAGAAGAGaccataataaatataaataaatcgagccgttttttaaaaaaattaaataaaacatattttgaaaCTACCTCAAAATCTTTTATCGATTTAACTGTGAATGTAATGAAATTATGGGGTGTAAAAGTTtgtgtaaaaaattgtaactatatcataaaaaagggagatgtatcaaaaaaatgttcCCCTTTTCCCTACTTTTTAGcaaagaaaaaagtaaaagaaaaagcAAAAGAAAAAGCAAAAGAAAAAGCAAAGAAAAAACCTGTACAAcatcataaaaaaagcTATTGGAAAAACATGTGTAgatatacttattttaGTTGTTCTAAATTAAAGAGACATAGTCGGAATGTaagcaaaaatattattaaaaaggtTAAGTACTACAAGATAGGAATCATATATGagcaaaataaaagaaatatttatactgATAAAATAGAGAGAAATATAACAGTTTTAGACACATCACATTTAAATGGTACTAATGTTCCTTATAAGcatacatacataatatGCAACGATTTAggactttatttttattttattgttggatgtataataaaaaaaataaattgtaGTTTTGTTTTAAACTTATGTCTAAACAATGTTATAATGAAAAGAGTGAGcctaaaatattataaaataaaatatgtaatgactcaaaaaaatgtacaaaattattttttactaaatTTGTTATTACTATTCGGAGTgggcatatatataaaaagggaATCGTCGGAAAACGTCAGACTATTTTTAATCATGTCAAAGGGGGTGCATATAAGAATAGAGAAAAAACTATATAGACATTAtgtaaaaaggaaaaaagaaattgtCAAAGTTAGCAAACAAGATAAGCATAGTACTGACTCAATGTTTGagccaaaaaataaaataaaatatcatgTCTTTGAAAAGATgtacataaattattactttAATGATGTAAGAAgattattaacaaaaatagtTATAGATGCAGAATATTTTTCAGatgatttttttccaatttgtgttttattttgttattatttaattattcataaaagtgaaaatataatatttaaaataaaaaatatacataatcaGGATATTAAAGAGTCAATACGTATAAACAatgttgtatatatacttaaGATGTGTTTCCAAAATTtagtttttatttcatgtGACAGTAACAGTATATACATTACAAGGATTAGAAATTGTATAGACAATTGCTTATTcagtataaataataataaaaagtatttGAACTGTTctaaaatgaattataaaaaaaatataatgttttACAACAACTCTAAATATGTAATGAGcagtaataatatattatacttatttatagATACAAGAAATGATCAccgaattatttttatgactACTATATTGTCacttatttttcaaaatattttaattgataattgttttcaaattaaaaaaagttatcCTGAATTTTATGAACATGTAAGGAAGTATCTACAAATCAATCTTAATTATTCTACATCTTTcgaattaaaatttaatcaTTTTTCTTACATGGACAATTATAACATATCCAATGAAATGGTAGTTCCATTATTTTCTGATCCCTCTAAAGATCAAGTTAAAACATACTTCACCgatttagtaaaaaaaaaaaaaaaaaaaaaaaatggaaaccAAATTTTATGAACTATTATAAAGTATGTAATGATTCAGAAAGGGAATTACctcaaaatgaaaattacataagaaaatataaatacaaagaaataataaaaaatgatataaacatatattatttaataaaagaaataaaccgtcttaatgtaaatataatatgtggTATTCGTAATGTAGGAAAAACCTAtttaggaaaaaaaataaaaaatagttttgTAATAGATATAGATGATTATGtatttgaaaaagaaattaaatttgataaaattcaaataagTGATTTTAgatattatgaatatttgACATTTATTTCAGTACTATATATGTCTTATTCTATTTTTGCTTATAACCCATGTTCTAAAAGTTATACAACAAAAGCAGACCAAGATTgggataaagaaaaaacaagACATGCAGATAAATACAAACAAGTGTACAAAGATGAcaatctattttttttcataaataatgatgtaaatttttataataaaaaaataaatgatttatataaaaatataaaatatgaaataaacaaatcaaataataattatattaataatattactatAATTTTAGGAGGTGGAATAATTGAGTTTGAAAAATCAAGACATGTTATAtccaaattaaaaaatgttatacttataaaaagagatgaaaaagaattatatgaaatatgtattaatgataaaattaaacCAAAATTATCAggaaatttacaaaaaattatagaaaatcgaactaaaatatttaatgaattaaatatacCTTTTCAATTTTCTATACCTacagaaaatattataaataaaaatataaaaaatttaaatgaaatacgAAATAATTTGATTGTTACTAGttttttaaacttttttaattataaattttatgctAAACCTATCATAAATCCTAAACTTTTACTTACTCAAGTTTTTTCGATAAATTTGGAGGagtttcatttatttaattataagtCTATGGAATCAGACCATGAGTTTGTTGAGCTTGTTATTGACAAGAAGAATGAATATCATAACAATGACAATAAAATTAGTAGCAAAATATTAACAGCCAATTGTGATGATTCACTGAAAGAGATAAATGCTAATTTCCCATTCATAGATTTAGAATTGCTAGATCTagccatttttattattcgaGCTTATACACATAAACCTATCATAATAAAgctaagaaaaaatatgacaaAATCAGGCAAAATGCATCTTAACCATGTAATaagcatattttataaatacaaaattaacATCTTCGACATAGATATTGATACTGATGCTGATACTGATGCTGATGCTGATACTGATGTAAATTGTGTAAACGCTTTTGACgaaacaaatgaaaattgctttttcataatttcaAAAAGTGTAAGCgaaatgaataaattacAAAAGTGCATAAACATAtccaatttattttatgtagattgtttaaaattatcatttcattttctttcaaaaaaaaataaagaattacTCAATACTATTTTAAGTGACCATTATaaagataaattaaaaaataaatctttGCAAAATCATAagcaatatataaataaaaatagagaaaatattttattatataatgtagAACCTAAATATGATACCTTCTCatcctttttatataatcaaaTAGTAGCCttgaattataaaaagtcaaaaaaaaacaaaagccAACTATTAGATCAAAATTTCATGTAtacttattattatacaaattGTATAGTTGCCATTTGTTATGCTGAACATGATTTGTAACTATcctttttatcttttttgtactttaaaaatatgatcgATTTTAAGTAAatcattttaaaaacaaaacaagttatactaataaaaatctaaatgaaaaaaaaaacataaatcaagtaaatatgaatgaaaaaaaaacataaatcaagtaaatataaatgaaaaataaaatgtgtaGAAGCTGTTAAAAAAGTTGCAGCAAAAATTTTGAGAAAAATGAACTTTCGAGAGCCCCCCGAATTTGTTAACAAAAACGAGGTAGCTAAAACGAGGTAGCTAAAACGAGGTAGCTAAAACGAGGTAGCTAAAACGAGGTAGCTAAAACGATTGGATTTCTACTTTGCAATAAATTATCCAACCCGATTAGCACCTTTTTAAGatgcttaaaaaaaaaatttaattttgatCCTTGTGAAGAACAAACATTATTAGATGTATTAATTTGGTTGCTTTAAAAAGacattaaatatttcattataatttaattcaCTAAAACTTGTAAACATATTAGATAAGTACAACTTCCCtgcattatttttctcaagagaattataattatcttTCATAGAGTTAAATAAATGTTCTAAGAAGTTATCTTTTTTGTTGTCTTCATTTTGAACTTCAAGACCAGTAGATGGCACCAAATTATCTGATGATGTAAGGAATGATTTTTTGTCATCCTCATTTAGTAATATAGATTTATTAACATTCAATATATCTTCTTTAAAATTTCCAAAGGTTGAGAAAttgtttgaatttttttttgcataattatttaacactttaatactttttttaaaaatatgtttacaatcatataaaataaattctttaaatatatttattatattatttatatcattattttgataatatatatttttgcctgttattatttcaaataatgaattaaaaatattaatataaaaatttaaatcttTTTCAGTTTCTATACATTGTATATGAAACCAAAAATACATacccatttttttatttttccatttttttaatacacaTCCTATAGcttttattgtatttacTAAAAAGGATTTTACTtcatattttgttattattattttattgcctttttttattatttcatttgaacttttattttttgtattactAAAAGTAGGaatatctttatttagTTGTTCATtcgattttatattatttttaaatcctAACACATTatctaaataaaataaactatTACTACAATTAATAA
This region includes:
- a CDS encoding pentafunctional AROM polypeptide, putative is translated as MQEITLKENMPIHNTFREYNEFKYEHVHVENTLSPFFESFQLKRSDHGSYIIIIDYKIVPKIKKKLFKIIAFLLNNKENGKSSQNVLNTSDTITQTRQKNEHNDIGDQKNEHNDVGDQKNAHTICIQIDKKNYEQIMQNEVEKGRKILAGQEKNTFNENILIKKYQNIIKEIVDNDKINIFEIETIRIVVIRINKKDQKVGKLDDFIEIFEKTPISSQSEIFVFSNKWMTHILHVLHNHFKVMKIYAFPLSISSAITTTQEISRIPNSLISIYVAVCLLSPTNEKEYTFGLTEALRLGILNDKKLYIKIKENDLNYFQNRLKYIIYKCIQNRENIIQKWHKKSVNYVNILHFGDVVGNAIKSVFSKMPSCENYKNGYNIYGIYYELKILHEIHKISMLLFLDIEQVMTKYNLNYKLNQNFLNYYTKDIIIFLHKKYCSKGNNEIPIIHLVDINKIKPEVIVKVPLSIFCKVLSPIVSISTCSNFMSLNMVSRSKKIDMMNGQSLNFLFIKNVGNKSETIRVIYTSCMSTQSVILKNVNLCFDVALFIKILKDLKFDISLKNKTTKKYKSIFNKMDKDPIATYECKQNVYHLLINGNIDKKNSIFLFKNFIFQDKIIFNVYNSGTVCRLILPLLCLYICKQNLKAKNEKKKLLKFIILKGNKQMESVRIISPLVKVIQKSFKYIKIIYLKKKNYLPIQISVKTEELKSYNIFLSNNMLINNSVSSQFVSSMLLISPFSETSTCIHLLYKKVRKKVCKRGCKKGCSIYRDRFFKIRTTKINYYNSLSSVFKNVYRKSLNPNELLHYKCSYNKAFLEIVHKKNKKFDNNKMCVKGKEVWNESKQSEEETIININKSSRFLKKLNKTYFETTSKSFIDLTVNVMKLWGVKVCVKNCNYIIKKGDVSKKCSPFPYFLAKKKVKEKAKEKAKEKAKKKPVQHHKKSYWKNMCRYTYFSCSKLKRHSRNVSKNIIKKVKYYKIGIIYEQNKRNIYTDKIERNITVLDTSHLNGTNVPYKHTYIICNDLGLYFYFIVGCIIKKINCSFVLNLCLNNVIMKRVSLKYYKIKYVMTQKNVQNYFLLNLLLLFGVGIYIKRESSENVRLFLIMSKGVHIRIEKKLYRHYVKRKKEIVKVSKQDKHSTDSMFEPKNKIKYHVFEKMYINYYFNDVRRLLTKIVIDAEYFSDDFFPICVLFCYYLIIHKSENIIFKIKNIHNQDIKESIRINNVVYILKMCFQNLVFISCDSNSIYITRIRNCIDNCLFSINNNKKYLNCSKMNYKKNIMFYNNSKYVMSSNNILYLFIDTRNDHRIIFMTTILSLIFQNILIDNCFQIKKSYPEFYEHIKLKHTSPI
- a CDS encoding pentafunctional AROM polypeptide, putative, producing the protein MNYYKVCNDSERELPQNENYIRKYKYKEIIKNDINIYYLIKEINRLNVNIICGIRNVGKTYLGKKIKNSFVIDIDDYVFEKEIKFDKIQISDFRYYEYLTFISVLYMSYSIFAYNPCSKSYTTKADQDWDKEKTRHADKYKQVYKDDNLFFFINNDVNFYNKKINDLYKNIKYEINKSNNNYINNITIILGGGIIEFEKSRHVISKLKNVILIKRDEKELYEICINDKIKPKLSGNLQKIIENRTKIFNELNIPFQFSIPTENIINKNIKNLNEIRNNLIVTSFLNFFNYKFYAKPIINPKLLLTQVFSINLEEFHLFNYKSMESDHEFVELVIDKKNEYHNNDNKISSKILTANCDDSLKEINANFPFIDLELLDLAIFIIRAYTHKPIIIKLRKNMTKSGKMHLNHVISIFYKYKINIFDIDIDTDADTDADADTDVNCVNAFDETNENCFFIISKSVSEMNKLQKCINISNLFYVDCLKLSFHFLSKKNKELLNTILSDHYKDKLKNKSLQNHKQYINKNRENILLYNVEPKYDTFSSFLYNQIVALNYKKSKKNKSQLLDQNFMYTYYYTNCIVAICYAEHDL